A DNA window from Christiangramia salexigens contains the following coding sequences:
- a CDS encoding VPS10 domain-containing protein, which yields MNKNLLQLVLCLCIFLGETIQNETFAQSYDEKLYDALEYRLIGPFRGGRSAAVTGVPGKPNLFYFGAAGGGIWRTKNGGRTWENISDGYFGGSIGAIEVAKSDHNVIYAGGGEKTVRGNVSSGYGVWKTEDAGKTWKRAGLDKSRHIPRIVTHPKDYNTVYAAVLGNIYKPTEDRGVYKSTDGGKNWKKVLFSNSQSGAVDLIMDPNNPRILYASTWNVQRTPYSLSSGGEGSALWKSTDSGETWKEISKNKGFPSDTLGIIGVTVSPVNSERVWAIVENKEKGGVYRSDDGGETWDQINDDRNLRQRAWYYTRIYADSQDEDIVYVLNVRYHKSTDGGKTYSTYNAPHGDHHDLWIAPENPQRMIIGDDGGAQVTYDGGETWSTYHNQPTSQFYRVTTDNAFPYRIYAAQQDNSTVRIKHRTEGGSIDEGDWEPTAGGESAHIAVDPENSDIVYGGSYDGFLTRYNHEKGTVRSISVWPDNPMGHGAEDLKYRFQWNFPIFFSPHDPDKLYTASNHLHVTTNEGESWEEISPDLTRNDKSKQKSSGGPITQDNTSVEYYSTIFAAAESPVKEGVLWTGSDDGLIHISKDGGKNWENVTPKGMPEWMMINSIEPSAFDAATAYVAGTRYKLGDFAPYLYKTSDYGRSWIKITNGIAEEHFTRVLREDPKQKGLLYAGTETGMYISFNNGANWKPFQLNLPIVPITDLAIKENNLIVATQGRSLWIIDDLSLIHQLSEVNSDSNVLFQPKDSYRLDGRSRESLTAGTNHPSGVVTYFYLKNPEEKKVKLSYLTKGNDTIQSFSTTDKKNKLEVKKGANMHNWNMRGEGVETFDGMILWWASTDAPQAVPGEYKVVLEIGDEILTKNFNILADKNAETDAEGMHRQYDFIKSVNSTVDKAHKSIKKMRNIQAQLKDFQEQYKSNEKVEPLLEKAKVLNEELSEIENALYQTKNRSGQDPLNFPIKLTNKLAHLNSLVGMDDFPPTEQDVMVKDQLTKKINAELNKFDKLLSDEIKEFNKQFNELDLNYLFVEADK from the coding sequence ATGAACAAAAATCTACTTCAATTAGTTCTTTGCCTATGCATATTTTTGGGCGAAACAATTCAAAATGAAACTTTCGCTCAGTCCTACGATGAAAAACTTTATGATGCTCTCGAGTACCGTTTAATTGGGCCTTTTAGAGGAGGCCGTAGTGCCGCGGTAACCGGAGTACCCGGGAAACCTAATCTATTTTACTTTGGTGCTGCCGGTGGCGGCATCTGGAGGACTAAAAATGGGGGCAGAACCTGGGAGAATATTTCCGATGGTTATTTTGGAGGTTCTATAGGAGCCATTGAAGTTGCAAAAAGTGATCATAATGTGATCTATGCCGGTGGAGGTGAAAAAACTGTACGGGGTAATGTTTCTTCAGGATACGGAGTTTGGAAAACAGAAGATGCCGGAAAAACCTGGAAACGTGCGGGTCTTGATAAAAGTCGCCATATTCCAAGGATTGTCACTCACCCGAAAGATTATAATACGGTTTATGCTGCCGTTCTGGGGAATATCTACAAACCTACAGAAGATCGCGGCGTATATAAATCTACAGATGGCGGAAAGAACTGGAAGAAGGTCCTTTTTTCTAACAGTCAGTCTGGAGCAGTAGATCTAATTATGGATCCTAATAATCCAAGGATCTTATATGCCTCTACCTGGAACGTTCAAAGAACCCCTTACAGCTTAAGCAGTGGTGGCGAAGGATCGGCACTTTGGAAGAGTACAGATAGTGGTGAAACCTGGAAAGAGATCTCTAAGAATAAAGGATTTCCATCAGATACTTTAGGCATCATTGGAGTAACCGTTTCTCCGGTAAATAGCGAAAGAGTTTGGGCTATAGTGGAAAATAAGGAAAAAGGTGGGGTTTATCGCAGTGACGACGGTGGCGAAACCTGGGATCAAATAAACGATGACCGTAATCTAAGACAAAGAGCCTGGTATTATACCCGTATCTATGCAGATTCTCAGGATGAGGATATTGTATATGTTCTGAATGTAAGATACCATAAGAGTACAGATGGAGGGAAGACCTATAGCACTTACAATGCTCCTCATGGCGACCATCACGACCTTTGGATAGCACCAGAAAATCCTCAGCGCATGATCATTGGAGACGATGGAGGAGCGCAGGTTACTTATGATGGAGGCGAAACCTGGTCTACATACCACAATCAGCCTACCTCGCAATTTTACAGGGTAACTACAGATAATGCATTTCCTTACCGAATTTATGCTGCACAGCAGGATAATTCTACGGTAAGAATAAAACACAGAACTGAAGGTGGGAGTATAGACGAGGGAGACTGGGAGCCTACCGCCGGTGGCGAAAGTGCTCATATCGCGGTAGATCCTGAAAACAGTGATATTGTATATGGAGGAAGTTATGATGGTTTCCTAACTCGTTATAACCATGAAAAGGGAACAGTTAGAAGTATAAGTGTTTGGCCAGATAACCCCATGGGTCACGGAGCTGAGGATCTTAAATACAGATTTCAGTGGAATTTCCCTATATTTTTCTCACCTCACGATCCGGATAAACTTTATACCGCATCCAATCATTTACACGTAACAACTAATGAAGGAGAAAGCTGGGAAGAAATAAGCCCGGATCTTACCAGAAATGATAAGTCCAAGCAAAAGTCTTCCGGTGGACCTATCACACAGGACAATACTTCAGTGGAATATTACAGTACTATTTTCGCTGCTGCAGAATCTCCGGTTAAAGAAGGAGTTTTATGGACGGGAAGTGATGATGGTTTAATCCATATTTCAAAGGATGGCGGAAAGAACTGGGAAAATGTTACGCCAAAAGGAATGCCGGAGTGGATGATGATCAATTCCATAGAGCCATCTGCTTTTGATGCTGCTACCGCATATGTTGCCGGAACGAGATATAAACTTGGAGATTTTGCTCCATATCTTTACAAGACTTCAGATTATGGAAGATCATGGATAAAGATCACGAATGGAATTGCTGAAGAACATTTTACCAGAGTGCTTAGGGAAGATCCTAAACAAAAAGGACTATTATATGCCGGTACAGAAACCGGAATGTACATTTCCTTTAATAACGGAGCTAACTGGAAGCCGTTTCAATTAAACCTTCCCATAGTTCCTATTACAGATCTTGCGATAAAGGAAAACAATCTTATCGTGGCAACGCAGGGAAGAAGTCTTTGGATCATTGACGATCTAAGTCTTATTCATCAGCTATCTGAAGTTAACAGCGATTCGAATGTTTTATTCCAGCCTAAAGATTCTTATCGTCTTGATGGCCGTTCAAGGGAATCCTTAACTGCTGGAACCAATCATCCTTCTGGAGTGGTTACTTACTTTTATTTGAAGAATCCGGAGGAGAAGAAAGTGAAGTTGAGTTATCTCACTAAAGGAAATGATACTATCCAAAGCTTTAGTACTACAGATAAAAAGAATAAGCTGGAAGTTAAGAAAGGGGCTAATATGCATAACTGGAACATGAGAGGTGAAGGGGTAGAAACCTTTGACGGAATGATCCTTTGGTGGGCAAGTACCGATGCGCCACAGGCTGTTCCGGGAGAGTATAAGGTAGTTCTGGAAATTGGCGATGAGATACTGACTAAAAACTTTAATATTCTGGCCGATAAAAATGCAGAAACAGATGCTGAGGGCATGCATAGACAATATGATTTTATTAAAAGTGTGAATTCTACAGTTGATAAAGCTCATAAGTCGATCAAAAAAATGAGGAATATTCAGGCGCAATTGAAAGATTTTCAAGAGCAGTATAAATCCAATGAAAAGGTGGAGCCTCTTCTGGAAAAGGCCAAGGTGTTAAATGAAGAGCTTTCAGAAATTGAAAATGCACTTTATCAAACCAAAAACCGAAGTGGACAGGATCCTTTGAATTTCCCGATCAAGCTAACCAATAAACTGGCTCACTTGAATAGTCTTGTGGGGATGGATGATTTCCCTCCAACAGAACAGGATGTCATGGTAAAAGATCAGTTAACCAAGAAGATCAATGCTGAGCTGAATAAATTTGATAAATTGCTATCAGATGAGATCAAGGAGTTCAATAAACAGTTCAATGAACTTGACCTGAACTATCTTTTTGTTGAAGCAGATAAATAA
- a CDS encoding CopD family protein — translation MEYYNYIKALHLIFVITWFAGLFYIPRLFVYQIEAFHKEEPEKSILGNQLKLMAKRLWFIITWPSAVLASLFAIILLVLMPAWLQQGWMHVKLAFVVLLFAYHIKTHFIFKALQNDIVKWSSNSMRIWNEGSTLILFSVIFLVIVRDSINWIFGVVGIFLLAIILMLGIKLYKRIRAKNPNA, via the coding sequence ATGGAATATTATAATTATATCAAAGCCCTGCACCTGATCTTTGTGATCACCTGGTTCGCAGGGCTGTTTTACATACCTAGGTTATTTGTTTATCAAATAGAGGCTTTTCATAAGGAAGAACCTGAAAAGAGCATATTAGGGAATCAGTTAAAATTGATGGCCAAGAGACTGTGGTTTATTATTACATGGCCTTCAGCGGTCCTTGCAAGCCTTTTTGCAATCATATTATTGGTACTTATGCCAGCCTGGCTTCAGCAGGGATGGATGCATGTGAAACTCGCATTTGTGGTATTGTTGTTCGCTTATCATATTAAAACCCACTTTATTTTTAAAGCCTTGCAAAACGATATCGTAAAATGGAGTTCAAATAGCATGAGGATCTGGAATGAGGGTTCTACGCTAATCCTTTTTTCGGTGATCTTTCTGGTGATCGTTAGGGATTCTATTAACTGGATCTTTGGTGTGGTCGGGATATTTCTATTGGCGATAATTCTGATGCTGGGTATAAAATTATATAAAAGAATACGGGCAAAGAATCCTAATGCCTGA
- a CDS encoding sensor histidine kinase, producing MKLLKLSLRSRIFISMILLVLGASILIFGVTVYQYKQEAESYHEERLERKEQAIRENIKFALASTTYLVNTENIAPIFKDRNKIHEMAQVHEMQINIYDLEGNLLIKSDESFFRDTTQTKIEEEVLKELEASQHKRYLKKTEVNGQKYQSSYTYITDHKFKPLAILYLPYLQDDSLLNRDLNNFLVKMAEVYLFMLVLAMILAFFLSKYITKSLKIISEKINQTRLDKRNQKIELTNATEEIYSLVSAYNSMIDELEESAVQLATGEREQAWREMAKQVAHEIKNPLTPMRLSVQSFQRNFDPDDPEIQQKVDEYSNTLIGQIDTMSSIASAFSNFAKMPAQQSETLNVPKIVKLALDIFNENFIEYKCDKEEILAKFDRTQLIRVVTNLVKNAIQALNENEDPRIVVEVEDGETTVRVSVSDNGSGISEENKAKVFEPKFTTKTSGMGLGLAMVKNIVETYGGSIGFVSKQNKGTIFNVRFPK from the coding sequence ATGAAACTGCTTAAATTATCCTTACGAAGCCGTATTTTTATTTCCATGATCCTCCTGGTTCTTGGGGCTTCTATCCTGATCTTTGGTGTGACTGTTTATCAATATAAGCAGGAAGCTGAAAGTTATCATGAGGAACGTTTAGAGAGAAAGGAGCAGGCTATACGTGAAAATATCAAATTTGCCCTCGCTAGTACCACCTATCTGGTAAATACCGAAAATATTGCGCCAATCTTTAAGGACAGGAACAAGATCCATGAGATGGCACAGGTTCATGAAATGCAGATCAATATTTACGATCTGGAGGGGAATTTGCTCATCAAATCTGATGAATCCTTTTTCAGGGATACTACCCAGACCAAAATAGAAGAGGAAGTTCTAAAAGAACTGGAAGCTTCACAGCATAAAAGATACCTGAAGAAAACTGAAGTGAATGGGCAGAAATACCAGTCTTCATATACATATATCACAGACCATAAGTTTAAGCCTCTTGCAATCTTATACCTGCCTTATCTTCAGGATGATAGTTTACTCAATCGGGATCTAAATAATTTCCTCGTGAAGATGGCTGAGGTTTATCTGTTTATGCTCGTGCTGGCAATGATCCTCGCCTTTTTTCTTTCAAAATATATCACGAAGTCCCTTAAGATCATTTCAGAAAAGATTAATCAGACCAGACTGGATAAAAGAAACCAGAAGATCGAGCTTACCAATGCAACCGAAGAGATCTATTCGCTGGTTTCGGCCTATAACAGTATGATAGACGAGCTGGAGGAGAGTGCCGTGCAGCTTGCCACCGGAGAAAGAGAGCAGGCCTGGCGGGAAATGGCAAAACAGGTAGCGCATGAGATCAAAAATCCACTTACCCCGATGAGGTTGAGTGTACAGAGCTTTCAGCGGAATTTTGATCCCGATGACCCTGAAATTCAGCAAAAGGTAGACGAATACAGCAACACCCTTATTGGGCAGATCGATACGATGAGTTCCATTGCTTCTGCATTTTCAAATTTTGCCAAGATGCCGGCACAACAAAGTGAAACCCTGAATGTGCCTAAAATTGTAAAACTTGCTCTGGATATTTTTAATGAGAATTTTATCGAATATAAATGTGATAAAGAAGAGATCTTGGCAAAGTTTGATAGAACTCAGTTGATCAGGGTGGTGACGAATTTGGTTAAGAATGCTATACAGGCTCTTAATGAAAATGAAGACCCTCGTATTGTGGTGGAGGTGGAAGATGGGGAAACTACAGTAAGAGTCTCGGTTTCAGATAATGGATCTGGTATTTCTGAAGAAAATAAAGCCAAGGTCTTTGAGCCAAAATTTACTACTAAAACCAGTGGGATGGGACTTGGGCTTGCAATGGTTAAAAATATCGTTGAGACTTATGGAGGAAGTATTGGTTTTGTCTCTAAACAAAATAAAGGCACTATATTTAACGTAAGATTTCCAAAATAG
- a CDS encoding enoyl-CoA hydratase/isomerase family protein, which produces MSYQNILEEIDESILTITINRPKKLNALNRDTIQELHEAFKAARDNDDVKVIILTGSGEKAFVAGADISEFADFSPKEGKKLAAEGQEKLFDYVANFPKPVIAAVNGFALGGGLELAMAAHFRIASDNAKMGLPEVSLGVIPGYGGTQRLPQLVGKGRAMEMIMTAGMIDANQALQYNLVNHVTDLDELLEFANGIAHKIMKNSMVAISAAIKSINANYEAGKNGFETEIEAFGRAFGTEDFKEGTSAFLNKRKADFPGK; this is translated from the coding sequence ATGAGCTATCAGAACATTTTAGAAGAGATTGACGAAAGTATTTTAACAATAACCATAAACAGACCGAAGAAGCTGAATGCGCTGAATAGGGATACTATTCAGGAACTTCATGAGGCCTTTAAGGCTGCAAGGGATAATGACGATGTGAAAGTCATTATTCTAACCGGATCTGGGGAAAAAGCTTTTGTGGCAGGTGCAGACATCAGTGAATTTGCTGATTTTTCACCTAAGGAAGGAAAGAAGCTTGCTGCCGAAGGGCAGGAGAAACTTTTTGACTATGTCGCGAATTTTCCAAAACCGGTGATCGCAGCTGTAAATGGTTTTGCACTTGGTGGCGGACTAGAACTTGCGATGGCGGCTCACTTTAGAATTGCAAGCGATAATGCAAAAATGGGCTTACCCGAGGTCTCTCTAGGGGTGATCCCGGGTTATGGTGGCACGCAAAGATTGCCACAGCTGGTTGGAAAAGGAAGAGCTATGGAAATGATCATGACCGCTGGAATGATAGATGCCAATCAGGCTTTGCAATATAACCTGGTGAATCATGTGACAGATCTGGATGAGCTCCTTGAATTTGCCAACGGCATCGCGCACAAGATCATGAAGAATTCTATGGTTGCTATAAGCGCAGCAATAAAATCTATCAATGCGAATTACGAAGCAGGTAAAAATGGATTCGAAACCGAGATCGAGGCTTTTGGACGTGCATTTGGAACTGAAGACTTTAAAGAAGGTACCTCTGCATTTTTAAACAAGAGGAAAGCCGACTTCCCGGGCAAATAG
- a CDS encoding PA0069 family radical SAM protein: MQNGEYIKGRGAQGNRSNRFDEHQHEILDDFRNYCSAEGDEVRDSKTSIIDTFPKSIVNKVTSPDIGMEYSLNPYQGCEHGCIYCYARNSHEYWGYSAGLDFEQKILVKKNAVSLLEKKISSPRWEAKPIVLSGNTDCYQPIEKKLKITRSLLQCFLKYRHPVGIITKNALIQRDLDILRELAQDNLVHVNLSVTSLEEETRRILEPRTASIKKRLETIENLSNAGIPVSVMMAPIIPAINSHEIMPLVKEIAKRGALGVGYTIVRLNGAIGEIFSEWIYKTMPDRAEKVLHQIKNIHGGSLNDSRFGIRMKGEGEFAAQVSQQFKIARKLYLKDRKKPRLNCKLHESYKDGQMKLF, encoded by the coding sequence ATGCAGAATGGGGAATATATAAAAGGGAGAGGAGCTCAGGGAAATAGGTCCAATCGGTTCGATGAGCATCAACATGAGATCTTGGATGATTTCAGAAACTATTGCAGCGCAGAAGGTGATGAGGTAAGGGACAGTAAGACTAGTATCATAGATACCTTTCCTAAGAGCATTGTAAATAAGGTGACCAGTCCGGATATTGGAATGGAATATTCGCTAAATCCATATCAGGGATGTGAACATGGGTGCATTTACTGTTATGCGCGTAATTCTCATGAATACTGGGGTTATAGTGCAGGATTGGATTTTGAGCAGAAGATCCTTGTCAAGAAGAATGCGGTCTCATTGCTTGAGAAAAAAATATCAAGCCCAAGATGGGAAGCCAAGCCCATAGTATTATCTGGCAATACAGATTGCTATCAGCCCATAGAAAAGAAGCTGAAAATAACCAGAAGCCTTCTACAGTGTTTTTTAAAGTACAGGCATCCGGTTGGGATAATAACTAAAAATGCCCTTATACAAAGAGATCTTGATATTTTAAGAGAACTAGCTCAGGATAATCTTGTACACGTTAATTTATCTGTTACTTCACTAGAGGAAGAAACGAGGCGTATCCTTGAGCCTAGAACAGCCAGTATTAAAAAGCGGCTGGAAACCATTGAAAATTTATCAAATGCTGGTATTCCTGTTAGTGTGATGATGGCGCCTATAATTCCTGCGATTAATAGCCATGAGATCATGCCTTTGGTAAAGGAAATTGCAAAGCGGGGCGCTTTGGGAGTTGGTTATACGATAGTAAGATTGAATGGTGCGATTGGGGAGATCTTTTCTGAATGGATCTATAAAACAATGCCAGACAGGGCAGAAAAGGTGTTGCACCAAATTAAGAATATTCATGGAGGGAGCCTTAATGATAGCCGTTTTGGAATCCGAATGAAAGGGGAGGGGGAGTTTGCGGCACAGGTTTCCCAGCAGTTTAAAATTGCCAGGAAATTATATTTAAAGGATAGGAAAAAACCCCGTCTAAACTGTAAACTTCATGAGTCGTATAAAGACGGACAGATGAAGCTGTTCTAA
- a CDS encoding HD domain-containing protein, translating into MSKELIENTIQFVKETLENAEGGHDWFHIERVLKNSRHIAESEEADILIVELGALLHDIADSKFHNGDESVGPEKARNFLNSQSVSTEVIEHVVKIIENISFKGGNVDREFGSIELDIVQDADRLDAIGAIGIARTFNYGGHKGRSLYDPEIEPQLNMTKEEYKASNAPTINHFYEKLLLLKDRMNTETGRRIAADRHAYMVHFLQQFYAEWNGEA; encoded by the coding sequence ATGTCAAAAGAACTCATTGAAAACACGATACAGTTCGTGAAGGAAACTCTGGAAAATGCTGAAGGTGGCCATGACTGGTTCCATATTGAACGCGTATTAAAAAATTCCAGACATATTGCAGAGTCTGAAGAAGCAGATATACTTATTGTAGAATTAGGCGCGTTATTGCACGATATTGCCGATTCTAAGTTCCATAACGGTGATGAATCTGTAGGCCCGGAAAAAGCAAGGAATTTCCTTAATTCACAAAGTGTATCGACCGAGGTCATCGAACACGTGGTCAAGATCATTGAGAATATCTCGTTTAAAGGTGGGAATGTTGACAGAGAATTTGGCTCTATTGAGCTGGACATCGTTCAGGATGCCGACAGGCTGGATGCCATTGGGGCCATTGGTATAGCCAGAACATTTAACTACGGTGGCCATAAAGGCAGAAGTTTATACGACCCGGAAATTGAGCCTCAGCTCAATATGACCAAAGAGGAATATAAAGCTTCTAATGCCCCCACCATCAATCATTTTTACGAAAAATTACTTCTGCTTAAGGATAGAATGAACACAGAAACAGGAAGAAGAATCGCAGCAGACAGGCATGCTTATATGGTCCATTTTCTTCAGCAATTCTATGCTGAATGGAACGGAGAAGCTTAG
- a CDS encoding lysophospholipid acyltransferase family protein: MKRALSYPLSVIFYFFFFLNLLIFHPIQWISHKLGGYSAHKKSVDIFNLFLMRCLNILGTSFSIENEFDLPEDKTCIFIANHQGMYDIPPIIWHFRKHHPKFVSKKELGKGIPSISYNLRHGGSVLIDRKNRRESLIKMSKFADYLARTKRSAVIFPEGTRSRTGEPKKFQVNGMMMLFKKLPDAVVVPVTINNSWKLFRNGNFPMDLGVNVRLKTHQPIPVNSKDPEALAAEVERIIIADIR; this comes from the coding sequence ATGAAAAGAGCTTTATCCTATCCCTTATCGGTAATCTTTTATTTTTTCTTCTTTCTTAATTTATTGATATTCCATCCAATACAATGGATAAGTCATAAACTAGGAGGATATAGTGCCCACAAGAAAAGCGTGGATATTTTTAACTTATTCCTAATGCGCTGCCTCAATATTTTGGGAACCAGCTTTAGCATAGAAAATGAATTTGATCTACCAGAAGACAAAACCTGCATATTTATAGCCAATCACCAGGGAATGTATGATATCCCTCCCATTATCTGGCACTTCAGAAAACATCATCCAAAATTTGTAAGTAAAAAAGAACTCGGAAAAGGCATCCCGAGTATTTCCTATAATTTACGTCATGGTGGTTCTGTGTTGATAGACAGAAAGAACAGACGTGAATCTCTTATAAAAATGAGCAAATTTGCTGATTATCTTGCCAGAACCAAGAGATCTGCAGTGATCTTTCCTGAAGGCACACGAAGCAGAACAGGCGAACCTAAGAAATTTCAGGTGAACGGGATGATGATGTTATTCAAAAAGTTACCCGATGCCGTGGTGGTTCCAGTTACGATAAATAATTCCTGGAAATTATTCAGAAATGGCAATTTCCCCATGGATCTAGGTGTGAATGTACGCCTGAAAACCCATCAACCCATCCCCGTAAATTCTAAAGATCCGGAAGCCCTGGCAGCTGAAGTGGAAAGGATCATCATTGCCGATATCAGATAA
- a CDS encoding BrxA/BrxB family bacilliredoxin, producing MYPAELVKPMREDLTNIGFEELHTVEEVDKAMESKGTMLVVVNSVCGCAAANARPGARMSLQNAKKPDHLYTVFAGVDKEATDKARGYMVPFPPSSPSMALFKDGELVHMLERHHIEGRPAEMIAENLIGAYNEFC from the coding sequence ATGTATCCAGCAGAATTGGTAAAACCAATGAGAGAAGATCTTACGAATATTGGTTTTGAAGAACTACATACCGTAGAAGAAGTTGATAAAGCTATGGAAAGCAAAGGAACGATGCTTGTAGTAGTAAATTCAGTTTGTGGTTGTGCAGCAGCTAATGCACGTCCGGGAGCAAGAATGTCACTTCAGAACGCTAAGAAACCAGATCATTTATACACTGTTTTCGCAGGAGTAGACAAGGAAGCTACAGATAAAGCAAGAGGCTATATGGTGCCTTTCCCTCCTTCTTCACCTTCTATGGCATTATTCAAAGACGGTGAGTTAGTTCACATGTTGGAGCGTCACCACATTGAAGGACGTCCAGCAGAAATGATCGCAGAAAATCTAATAGGAGCTTATAACGAATTTTGTTAA
- a CDS encoding TerB family tellurite resistance protein has product MIKWLAAVLGYMYFRFPGAILGFIIGSLLDNYIRSSGGIFNSMFGEQKQTVSPGDFELNLLSLSSIVIKADGNVSQQELDYVRSYFIQAYGKERANATFRTFNEVVKNRQVSASKIARYLAARTKYPTRLQIIHFLFGIAQADGRVSDSEAEVIKEIAGYLQLGQRDFESIKAMFFKKADYAYTILEIDKSASDSEVKKAYRKMAKKYHPDKLGHMDEAYRKGAQEKFTKVQEAYEQIQKERGL; this is encoded by the coding sequence ATGATCAAATGGCTGGCCGCGGTACTTGGTTATATGTACTTCAGATTTCCGGGGGCTATTCTCGGATTTATAATAGGTTCCTTACTAGATAACTATATCCGTTCTTCCGGAGGAATTTTTAATTCGATGTTCGGGGAACAAAAACAAACGGTTTCTCCCGGTGATTTTGAGCTTAATCTTCTCTCGCTTTCTTCCATTGTGATCAAGGCAGACGGGAATGTTTCTCAACAGGAACTGGACTATGTGAGATCCTATTTTATACAGGCTTATGGTAAAGAGCGTGCTAATGCTACGTTTCGCACATTTAATGAAGTAGTTAAGAACCGTCAGGTTTCTGCTTCTAAAATAGCCAGATATTTGGCCGCAAGAACCAAATATCCTACGCGCCTTCAAATAATTCATTTTCTATTTGGGATAGCTCAGGCCGATGGTCGTGTAAGTGACTCTGAGGCTGAGGTGATCAAAGAGATTGCCGGATATCTTCAATTAGGTCAAAGAGATTTTGAAAGTATCAAAGCCATGTTCTTCAAAAAGGCTGACTACGCTTATACGATACTCGAAATTGATAAAAGTGCATCAGATTCTGAGGTTAAGAAAGCCTATAGAAAAATGGCTAAAAAATACCATCCGGATAAATTAGGTCATATGGATGAGGCCTATAGAAAGGGTGCTCAGGAAAAATTCACCAAGGTGCAGGAGGCTTATGAGCAGATCCAGAAGGAAAGAGGTTTATAA
- a CDS encoding thioredoxin family protein: MKKLIFLLAIISSQLVFPQKSEINWIGFEALDDSLKVQEKPVVVYFYTDWCVYCKKMDRHAFKDPEIVNELNKDFYAVKMNAETTEAIEFDGQVFVNKQAENKRNGIHQIPLLIASREDKQFSLPAVLVLDKDFRIRKRSFEYLTSERMKELIKG, translated from the coding sequence ATGAAAAAACTAATTTTCCTTTTAGCAATTATTTCTAGTCAACTGGTTTTCCCTCAAAAGTCTGAGATCAACTGGATAGGTTTTGAAGCTCTGGATGATTCCCTTAAGGTTCAGGAAAAGCCCGTTGTAGTATATTTTTATACCGATTGGTGTGTTTACTGCAAAAAAATGGATCGGCATGCTTTTAAAGATCCTGAGATCGTAAATGAATTGAACAAGGATTTTTATGCTGTTAAGATGAATGCAGAAACCACAGAAGCCATCGAATTTGACGGACAAGTTTTTGTAAACAAACAGGCAGAAAATAAAAGAAATGGAATACATCAGATCCCCTTACTAATTGCCAGCAGAGAAGATAAACAGTTCAGTCTACCAGCAGTCCTGGTGCTAGACAAGGATTTTAGAATACGTAAAAGAAGTTTTGAGTATCTGACCTCAGAGCGAATGAAAGAATTAATAAAAGGTTAG